The following proteins come from a genomic window of Cervus canadensis isolate Bull #8, Minnesota chromosome 20, ASM1932006v1, whole genome shotgun sequence:
- the HS3ST5 gene encoding heparan sulfate glucosamine 3-O-sulfotransferase 5, which produces MLFKQQAWLRQKLLVLGSLAVGSLLYLVARVGSLDRLQPICPIEGRFGARGQAEFPLRALQFKRGLLHEFRKGNSSKEQVHLQDLVQQLPKAIIIGVRKGGTRALLEMLNLHPSVVKASQEIHFFDNDENYAKGIEWYRKKMPFSYPQQITIEKSPAYFITEEVPERIYKMNSSIKLLIIVREPTTRAISDYTQVLEGKERKNKTYYKFEKLAIDPNTCEVNTKYKAVRTSIYTKHLERWLKYFPIEQFHIVDGDRLITEPLPELQLVEKFLNLPPRISQYNLYFNATRGFYCLRFNIIFNKCLAGSKGRIHPEVDPSVITKLRKFFHPFNQKFYQITGRTLNWP; this is translated from the exons ATGCTATTCAAACAGCAGGCGTGGCTGAGACAGAAGCTCCTGGTGCTGGGAAGCCTTGCCGTTGGAAGTCTCCTGTATCTAGTCGCCAGAGTTGGGAGCTTGGATAG GCTACAACCCATCTGCCCCATCGAAGGCCGATTCGGAGCCCGTGGCCAGGCTGAATTCCCCCTGCGCGCCCTACAGTTTAAGCGTGGCCTGCTGCACGAGTTCCGGAAGGGCaactcttccaaggagcaggtacACCTTCAGGACCTGGTCCAGCAACTTCCCAAGGCCATTATCATTGGAGTGAGGAAAGGAGGCACCAGGGCCCTGCTTGAGATGCTGAACCTCCATCCCTCAGTGGTCAAAGCCTCTCAAGAAATCCACTTTTTTGACAATGATGAGAATTATGCCAAGGGCATTGAGTGGTATAGGAAAAAGATGCCTTTTTCCTACCCTCAGCAAATCACAATTGAAAAGAGTCCAGCATATTTTATCACGGAGGAGGTTCCGGAAAGGATTTACAAGATGAACTCATCCATCAAGTTGTTGATCATTGTCAGGGAGCCAACCACAAGAGCTATTTCTGATTACACTCAGGTGctagaggggaaggagaggaagaataaAACTTATTACAAGTTTGAGAAGCTGGCCATAGACCCTAATACCTGCGAAGTGAACACGAAATACAAGGCAGTAAGAACCAGCATCTACACCAAACATCTGGAAAGGTGGTTGAAGTACTTTCCAATTGAGCAATTCCACATTGTTGATGGAGATCGCCTCATCACGGAACCCCTACCAGAACTTCAACTTGTGGAGAAGTTCCTAAATCTTCCCCCAAGGATAAGTCAATACAATTTGTATTTCAATGCTACCAGAGGGTTTTACTGCTTGCGATTTAACATTATCTTTAACAAGTGCCTGGCGGGCAGCAAGGGGCGCATTCATCCAGAGGTGGACCCCTCTGTCATTACCAAATTGCGCAAATTCTTTCACCCTTTCAATCAAAAATTTTACCAGATCACTGGGAGGACATTGAACTGGCCCTAA